In the Fusarium oxysporum f. sp. lycopersici 4287 chromosome 9, whole genome shotgun sequence genome, one interval contains:
- a CDS encoding ribose-phosphate pyrophosphokinase: MVRNIVVLGGNSHPQLTENVCQILGVPASNRILGKFSGGESRCEIKDSVRGKDVYIIQSGSGNVNDNLIDLCIMISACKTGSAKRVTAVVPLFPYSRQPDWPYNKAGAPLSQISGASKDYTFESVPPTPRPGGPKSAGLPNGVNNLTEKLSKTALANEGATNGANGNNGVFSTPRRSDTISSSTSEARGHHAENSTSSQRNAYTTHDYENQSNISAFQPKPGYKQWIAQAGTLVADLLTCAGADHIITMDLHDPQYQGFFDIPVDNLYGKALLQNYIQSQIPNHHTAVIVSPDAGGAKRATLIADSLKTDFALIHKVIPQNSDFAAFENSCLATKERRPIRFTEHRNASMMLVGDVSNRICILVDDIVDTGNTITRAAKLLKKEGATQVYALVTHGVFSGDAIARINASAIDKMLVTNSVPQNEHRRLCPKLEVLDISAVFAEAIRRVHHGESISVLFQHN, encoded by the coding sequence ATGGTGCGCAATATTGTTGTTCTGGGAGGCAACTCCCACCCGCAACTCACAGAAAATGTCTGCCAAATTCTTGGTGTTCCGGCAAGCAATCGCATTCTTGGAAAATTCTCTGGCGGCGAGAGCCGTTGCGAAATCAAGGACTCAGTTCGCGGCAAAGATGTCTACATCATACAATCTGGCTCCGGCAATGTAAACGACAACCTCATCGATCTCTGTATCATGATCTCAGCCTGCAAGACTGGCTCTGCGAAACGAGTCACCGCCGTTGTCCCACTCTTCCCTTATTCGCGACAACCCGACTGGCCCTATAACAAAGCCGGCGCACCTTTGTCGCAGATCTCTGGTGCTTCCAAAGACTACACATTTGAGAGTGTTCCTCCCACGCCTCGTCCAGGTGGCCCTAAGTCAGCTGGCCTGCCCAATGGTGTCAACAACTTGACCGAGAAGCTCTCAAAAACAGCTCTCGCAAACGAGGGCGCGACAAATGGTGCTAACGGCAATAATGGCGTCTTCAGCACTCCTCGTCGCTCAGACACCATCTCGAGCAGCACCTCTGAGGCCCGTGGACACCACGCAGAGAACTCGACCTCTTCCCAGAGGAATGCTTACACCACTCACGACTATGAGAACCAGTCAAACATCTCTGCTTTCCAGCCTAAGCCTGGCTACAAGCAGTGGATCGCTCAGGCTGGTACTCTCGTTGCCGACTTGCTCACCTGCGCCGGTGCCGATCATATTATCACGATGGACTTGCACGATCCTCAGTATCAGGGCTTCTTCGACATTCCTGTCGATAACCTGTACGGAAAGGCGCTACTCCAGAACTACATCCAATCTCAAATTCCTAATCACCACACCGCTGTCATTGTGTCTCCCGATGCTGGAGGTGCAAAGCGAGCTACTTTGATTGCGGACAGTCTCAAGACTGACTTTGCTCTGATTCACAAGGTAATACCACAGAATTCTGATTTTGCTGCTTTTGAAAACTCATGTCTTGCTACAAAGGAGCGACGGCCCATTCGATTTACCGAGCATCGTAACGCCAGTATGATGCTAGTTGGAGATGTGTCAAACCGCATCTGCATTCTAGTTGACGACATTGTCGATACTGGTAACACGATCACGCGTGCTGCgaagcttctgaagaaggagggcgCTACTCAAGTCTATGCCCTCGTCACCCACGGTGTCTTCAGTGGCGACGCTATCGCTCGCATCAATGCTTCTGCCATTGACAAGATGCTTGTAACCAACTCTGTTCCTCAAAACGAGCATCGTCGTCTTTGCCCTAAGCTTGAGGTACTCGATATCTCGGCCGTTTTTGCTGAGGCTATCCGTCGTGTTCATCACGGCGAGTCTATCAGCGTCCTTTTCCAGCACAACTAG
- a CDS encoding phosphatidylinositol glycan, class H, translated as MLSTSPRLLIRHPSPTTAEFTVTTLRPIPPALHTLLIISRILLSIFALLLLHARLTLHPLLAYAPPSLLKIIPASYLRAPTSTAALAQNIPLSVLVPASIAVLWLSSRRGYASESILVMRGLGVQTSESPGSYLAGTATRFIPTEKIQDILVNEAFLGFEVRYYLIVIVEGEDDVVVVFPGLLPRRKIVEEVWRGVRRCLYEQRGEDKSPG; from the coding sequence ATGCTCTCAACATCGCCCCGTCTTCTCATTCGACATCCCTCTCCAACAACCGCCGAATTCACAGTCACGACTCTCCGGCCGATACCACCGGCTCTACATACACTACTTATCATCTCTCGAATTCTCCTCTCGATCTTCGCCCTTCTTCTACTCCACGCGCGCCTGACTCTACATCCTCTCCTTGCCTACGCCCCTCCCTCTCTCCTCAAGATCATACCAGCTTCATACCTCCGTGCACCAACTTCGACAGCGGCCCTTGCGCAAAACATACCATTATCTGTCCTCGTTCCCGCGAGTATAGCTGTGTTATGGCTATCCAGTCGAAGAGGCTACGCCAGCGAGAGCATTCTTGTCATGAGAGGCTTGGGTGTACAGACTAGTGAAAGTCCAGGGAGTTATCTTGCTGGTACAGCGACGAGGTTCATACCAACCGAGAAGATCCAAGACATTCTTGTCAATGAAGCGTTTCTCGGGTTTGAGGTAAGATACTACCTCATTGTTATAGTTGAGGGCGAGGATGACGTGGTGGTTGTATTTCCAGGCTTGTTACCACGACGAAAGATTGTGGAAGAAGTTTGGAGGGGTGTTCGGCGGTGTTTGTATGAGCAAAGAGGAGAGGATAAATCCCCGGGGTAA
- a CDS encoding hypothetical protein (At least one base has a quality score < 10), whose product MDPEVIKILLVGDEKCGKTTFLSRLSAGEKANPIPMLRDMDQPFIFGIQTGAKKFQFEFFDTSCPDNWRTLDPDAIVICYDISQRLSLINMQRYWKDEIKRSFQRIDTLPLIILGLKRDLRSEQDPNGIIYPQEGYQVAQTLRADRYVECSAVTGELASRTQSPHPQQRQSS is encoded by the exons ATGGACCCCGAGGTGATCAAGATTCTCCTTGTAGGCGATGAAAAGTGCGGCAAGACGACCTTTCTCTC CCGACTCAGTGCAGGTGAAAAAGCCAACCCGATTCCCATGCTCCGTGATATGGATCAACCTTTCATCTTCGGTATTCAGACAGGAGCCAAAAAGTTTCAATTCGAGTTCTTCGACACATCATGTCCTGATAACTGGAGGACCCTTGACCCTGATGCCATTGTCATTTGTTACGACATCAGCCAACGATTGAGTTTGATCAATATGCAGAGATAT TGGAAAGACGAAATCAAGAGATCGTTTCAACGCATCGATACCCTTCCCCTTATCATCCTTGGGCTGAAGCGTGATCTGAGATCGGAGCAAGATCCAAACGGAATTATATATCCGCAAGAAGGATACCAGGTTGCGCAAACTCTGCGAGCTGATCGATATGTTGAGTGTTCGGCAGTTACTGGAGAGCTAGCAAGCAGGACACAGTCACCACATCCACAACAGAGGCAGAGCTCCTAG
- a CDS encoding 60S ribosomal protein: MVKVSPIVSSSRRKSRAAHFKAPSDQRRVIMSAPLSKELREKYNVRSIPIRKDDEVTIVRGSNKGREGKITSVYRLKYVVHVERVTRDKANGQSVPLGIHPSNVVITKLKLDKDREDILARSKVGRELAANNKVTA, from the exons ATGGTCAAAGTCAGCCCCA TCGTTTCGTCTTCTCGACGCAAGAGCCGTGCCGCTCACTTCAAGGCTCCCTCTGACCAGCGCCGCGTCATCATGAGCGCTCCCCTCTCCAAGGAGCTCCGTGAGAAGTACAAC GTCCGCTCTATCCCCATCCGAAAGGACGACGAGGTCACCATTGTCCGTGGTTCCAACAAGGGCCGTGAGGGCAAGATCACCTCCGTGTACCGTCTCAAGTACGTTGTCCACGTCGAGCGTGTCACCCGCGACAAGGCCAACGGCCAGTCCGTCCCCCTGGGCATCCACCCCTCCAACGtcgtcatcaccaagctcaagcttgacAAGGACCGTGAGGACATCCTGGCCCGCTCCAAGGTTGGCCGTGAGCTCGCTGCCAACAACAAGGTCACCGCTTAA
- a CDS encoding ribose-phosphate pyrophosphokinase, which produces MVRNIVVLGGNSHPQLTENVCQILGVPASNRILGKFSGGESRCEIKDSVRGKDVYIIQSGSGNVNDNLIDLCIMISACKTGSAKRVTAVVPLFPYSRQPDWPYNKAGAPLSQISGASKDYTFESVPPTPRPGGPKSAGLPNGVNNLTEKLSKTALANEGATNGANGNNGVFSTPRRSDTISSSTSEARGHHAENSTSSQRNAYTTHDYENQSNISAFQPKPGYKQWIAQAGTLVADLLTCAGADHIITMDLHDPQYQGFFDIPVDNLYGKALLQNYIQSQIPNHHTAVIVSPDAGGAKRATLIADSLKTDFALIHKERRPIRFTEHRNASMMLVGDVSNRICILVDDIVDTGNTITRAAKLLKKEGATQVYALVTHGVFSGDAIARINASAIDKMLVTNSVPQNEHRRLCPKLEVLDISAVFAEAIRRVHHGESISVLFQHN; this is translated from the exons ATGGTGCGCAATATTGTTGTTCTGGGAGGCAACTCCCACCCGCAACTCACAGAAAATGTCTGCCAAATTCTTGGTGTTCCGGCAAGCAATCGCATTCTTGGAAAATTCTCTGGCGGCGAGAGCCGTTGCGAAATCAAGGACTCAGTTCGCGGCAAAGATGTCTACATCATACAATCTGGCTCCGGCAATGTAAACGACAACCTCATCGATCTCTGTATCATGATCTCAGCCTGCAAGACTGGCTCTGCGAAACGAGTCACCGCCGTTGTCCCACTCTTCCCTTATTCGCGACAACCCGACTGGCCCTATAACAAAGCCGGCGCACCTTTGTCGCAGATCTCTGGTGCTTCCAAAGACTACACATTTGAGAGTGTTCCTCCCACGCCTCGTCCAGGTGGCCCTAAGTCAGCTGGCCTGCCCAATGGTGTCAACAACTTGACCGAGAAGCTCTCAAAAACAGCTCTCGCAAACGAGGGCGCGACAAATGGTGCTAACGGCAATAATGGCGTCTTCAGCACTCCTCGTCGCTCAGACACCATCTCGAGCAGCACCTCTGAGGCCCGTGGACACCACGCAGAGAACTCGACCTCTTCCCAGAGGAATGCTTACACCACTCACGACTATGAGAACCAGTCAAACATCTCTGCTTTCCAGCCTAAGCCTGGCTACAAGCAGTGGATCGCTCAGGCTGGTACTCTCGTTGCCGACTTGCTCACCTGCGCCGGTGCCGATCATATTATCACGATGGACTTGCACGATCCTCAGTATCAGGGCTTCTTCGACATTCCTGTCGATAACCTGTACGGAAAGGCGCTACTCCAGAACTACATCCAATCTCAAATTCCTAATCACCACACCGCTGTCATTGTGTCTCCCGATGCTGGAGGTGCAAAGCGAGCTACTTTGATTGCGGACAGTCTCAAGACTGACTTTGCTCTGATTCACAAG GAGCGACGGCCCATTCGATTTACCGAGCATCGTAACGCCAGTATGATGCTAGTTGGAGATGTGTCAAACCGCATCTGCATTCTAGTTGACGACATTGTCGATACTGGTAACACGATCACGCGTGCTGCgaagcttctgaagaaggagggcgCTACTCAAGTCTATGCCCTCGTCACCCACGGTGTCTTCAGTGGCGACGCTATCGCTCGCATCAATGCTTCTGCCATTGACAAGATGCTTGTAACCAACTCTGTTCCTCAAAACGAGCATCGTCGTCTTTGCCCTAAGCTTGAGGTACTCGATATCTCGGCCGTTTTTGCTGAGGCTATCCGTCGTGTTCATCACGGCGAGTCTATCAGCGTCCTTTTCCAGCACAACTAG